The DNA region GATCACGTTCGTGTTCCAGGAGGGGAGTGACGGAGCCTCGGACGCGAGCAACGATGGCAGCGGAACCGACGAAACCGCCAACGACGCTGCCGCCGACGAGACCACCGAACAGGCCGCCTACGACGCCCAGGTCGAACTCGAGACCCTGTTCGAGCAGCGCTTCGACGACGGCTTCGTCTTCGGCCAGGGCATCTCCGACGAGGCCTCCTCGAGCGCCGTCGGCGACAGCTTCGCCATCATCACCCCCGTCGCGCTGGTGCTCGTCCTGTTCGTGTTGGGCGTCACCTACCGCGACGTGGTCGACGTCCTCCTGGGATTGACCGGCATCGCCGTCGTGATGGCCTGGCTCGGCGGCCTCCTCGGCTGGTTCGAGATTCCGACCAGCCAGCTGTTGATCGCCGTCCCCTTCCTCCTGATCGGGCTCTCGATCGACTACTCGTTACACGTCGTGATGCGCTACCGGGAGGCCAGGAACGGGACGCTCGAGGGGGCTGGCGGTGGCGGCAGTGCGGGAGCCACCACCGACGATGGAATCGAGACCGGCATCCGCCGCGGCATGGTCCTCGCCGTTAGCGGGGTCGTCCTCGCGCTCGCGGCGGCCACGTTCTCGACCGGCGTCGGCTTCCTCTCGAACGTCGTCAGTCCGCTCCCAGCGATCCAGAACTTCGCGATCCTCAGCGCCGGCGGCATCTTCGCCGCCTTTGTCGCCTTCGGCCTCTTCGTCCCCGCGCTGAAGGTCGAAGTCGACGGCCTGCTCGAGAACCGCTTCGGTCGAAACCGCGCAAAACCGGCCTTCGGTTCCACGCCGGGGCCGGTCAACCGCGCGCTCTCGAGCGGCGTCACGCTCGCGAAACGCGCCCCAGTGGCCGTGGTCCTCGTCGCTTTCCTCGTTGCCGCGGGCGGCGTCTATGGCGCGACCGGCATCGACACCGAGTTCAACCGGGCCGACTTCTTGCCACAGGACGCTCCCGAGTGGGCGAAGTCCCTGCCCGGTCCGCTGGCACCCGGGACGTACACCATCGCGGAGGACGTCGAGTACCTCGGCGAGAACTTCCAGCAACGGGGCGACGGCGGGAAGGCACAGGTGCTGATACGTGGGGGTGACGGCGGTGGCGCCAGTGACGGTAGCGGCGACGGCAACGCCATCACCGATCCCGCACTCCTCGAGGCGATCGAGGACGCCCGAACTGGCGTCGATCCCAACGGCACCGTCGTCGTCCGCTCCGACGGCACCTCCGCCGTCGATGGCCCGCTGTCGACCCTTCGGGCAGTCGCGGACGACAACGACACCGTCGCGACCGCCCTCGAGGAGCGCGACACGGACGGCGACGGCGTTCCGGACGAGGACCTGGCTGGCCTGTACGACCTGCTGTTCGAAGCCGACGCCGAGGCCGCCGGGACGGTGCTCGAGCGAACCGACGACGGTGCCTACGAGTCCGCCCGCCTCGTCGTCTCCGTGCGCGGCGACGAGTCCGCCCAGGACGTCGCCGACGATGCACGCGCGTTCGCGACCGCGGTCGAGGACGGGACGGCCGACCGCGGCGGATCGGTCACGGCCGTCGCCACCGGCGGCCCCGTCACGACCGCGGTGATCCAGGACGCCCTGCTCGAGACGCTCGTCCGGGCGTTCGCGGTGACCCTCGTCGTGATCTTCGTCTTCCTCACCGTCCTCTACTGGGTCCGCTATCGCACGGTCTCGCTCGGCCTCGTGACGCTCGCACCCGTCGTCGCCGCGCTGGCGTGGCTGCTCGGCGCGATGGCGCTCCTCGAGATTCCGTTCAACAGCGAGACGGCCGTCATCACGAGCCTCGCGATCGGTCTCGGAGTCGACTACAGCATCCACCTCGGGGAGCGCTTCGTCGCCGAGCGGCGCGAGCACCCGACTCTCGAGAGCGCTCTCTCGGCGACGGTGACCGGGACGGGCGGCGCCCTGCTCGGCAGTGCGGCGACGACTGCCGCCGGGTTCGGGGTGCTCGCCCTCGCGCTCGCGCCGCCGCTCCAACGGTTCGGGTTGGTGACCGGGCTGGCGATCGTGTTCGCGTTCGTCGCCTGCCTGACGGTTCTCCCGTCGTTGCTCGTCGTTCGGGAACGGGTGCTCGAGCGCTTTGCGTGAACTACCCCCGCCTACTCACCCACGGCTACCGCCGTTCGTTCCTTGAGGCAGGGGCTGAGCACCCTCTCCTTCGCCTAAAACCCTGCGCCAGTTCGGTGTGCGTAACGAAGGTCGTTCGCCGCCTCTCGACGACTACCGATGCCCGACGACCGCCCGGAACGTGACGACGAATTTTCGACGTCGACGCTCGGTCTCGCCGTCCCGATCGTGCTCGCCGCCGTCACCTTCGTCGGACTCGCCCTCCTGCTCGTCCCGGCCCTCGAGCCGAACGCGATCGACTCGAGCGACGACGCTTCCGACGACAGTCCCACCCCGGACCCGTTTTCGTGGACGACGTCGCCGTTGGTCGACGATGGTACCGACGCGGGACCTGATCCGAACGGTAGTTCGGCCGATTCGGACGAATCTGACGACCCGGATGGCTCAGACGACCACGACGACCCGGACGAATCTGACGATCCAACTGGACGCGAGCGTGGAACCGACGATGCCTCCCCCTCGAGCGACGACGAACGCCACGGATCCGAAACTGCGGACGACGAACGCCGCGAGACCCGCGGTGAGCGTCGGTCGGCCGCGAACTCGGACCGGGACGAACGCGCTCGATCGAACGAGGGACGGAGCGGCGGGGGAGATCGACGAGGCAATGGGGACCCGTCCGGCAACGGCCCGCCGCCGCACGCAGGAACGCCCAGCAGTGGAGGCCCGCCGGACCACGCAGGCCCTGGTGAGTCGTCCTCCGATGGCGACGACGAGGGCGACCGGGAACGGGGCGACCGGAGGCGTTGACCGTCTCCCTCGAGTCCGTCTCCTTCGATAGACGGATAGCTCGAAGGGGGATTTATTTGTTGTTTATCTAATTATTCGAGAACGCAATGATCCCTGCCCTCCGCTCGCTCGCACAACTCCTCCTGTCGCCGGCTGCGTTCTTCGACGAACGACCGCCGAAGACGACCCTCCCGATCGCGGTTGGTGGTTCTGTACACGATCGCGCTCGTCCTCGCCGTCTCGCTCGTCGGATCAATGCTCGCCGGCACGATCGACGCCACCGTCACGATGGACAATCCGGATCGACCGCCCGAAATGGTCTGTGACATGTACGGGGACGATCCCGACTCGCTCGTCACCGAAGGCTGTAGCGAACCCGAGACGATCGAGCGCGACGCGGGCGAACTCGTCCAGGAGGCGGTCCACGATTATCTCGGCTTCGCCGTCTTCGCTCCGCTCCTCCTCTGGGCGCTCGGGACGGGAACTCTCTACGCCGTCGGACGCCTCGCGGGCGGGACGCCGTCGTTCACCGGTGTACTGTCGCTCGCGGGGTGGGCCGCGCTACCGGAGTTCGTTCGACTCGCAATCGGCCTCGTTGGACTTCGAGTCGCGCTCTCGGACGTGACCATCACCGACGTCGACCGGAGCGTCGACGCGCTGGAGGCGGCGATGGCGCCGATCGATCCGTTGTCACTGGTCGCTTCCCTGGTGACGATCGGCTGGCAGTGGTACCTGCTCACCGGTGGACTCGCCAGCGAAGCCAACATTCCGAAAGGGGTGGCAGCGCTCGGCGTAGGCATCCTCCTGGGTCTCTTCTCGCTCATGGCGCTCTTTTGAGTCGTTCACCGGTCGGGCATCGCAGCCGAATCCGAGTGCGCGCGGACCCACAGTTCGCCGATCCGTGACAGCCGCGTCCGATAGGATTTCCCGTGTTCCTCGCGCTCGATGTAGCCCTTGCCGCCCGGCCCCAGTCGGTCGACGTTGTAGATCACCTTCGAGCGGAAGCTGTCGGTGTACTCCTCGTTGAGTTCGCGCGAGAGGGCCTCTGCGAGTTCCGAGACGGACTCGAACTCGCCATCCTCGCCGAGTTTGTAGAGGATGAGTTCCTCGAACGGCTTGACGTTCGAGAAGGAGGCCACGGGCAACTCGACGATGTGCTCGCCGTCGATCTCTTTCGCCCCGATGGTCGTCCCGCGTTCGTCGAACTCCGCGAGGAGTTGCCGAGCGCTGTCGAGGCGGGTGGCCACGCGTTCGGTTTCGATTTCACTCGCCGGTTCGTCGGGGCCGTCGGTCGCTCCCGCAAGCAGATCCTCGAGCAAGGCCGACTGTTCGCGTAGCTCCTCGGCCAGTTCCGTCTCGAGGTATTTCTCCGGAGCCGTGTAGTAGGTGTGGATGTGCTCGCGGTCGTCCTGGCGCTCGACCATCAGCGAGTGGGCGGCGGTCGCGAACGCGAAGCTCACCGTCCGGGGCATGGCAGCGATGTTGACCCAGACCTCGTTGCCTTCGTCGAGTTCGTCGTTGATCAGGTCGTAGGCCTGCTCGAACGCCTCGTCGTAGTCGTAGACGTCCTCGAGGACGAACCGCTCGGTTGTCGCCCCTAGCAGGTTCTGGAAGTCGGTCTCGAGTTTCTGGGAGAGGTGCCGGGAGTACTCGACGTTGGCTTCGCTCCCGACGGCCCCCTCGAGGAGGATGACGCGGTCGACGCCGTACTGATCGCGCACCAGTGGTGCGATCAGCCGGTCGTAGTCGAAGCCGACCGGGACGATGTGGGTTTGCATACGCGGTAGAGGTGGTCGGATAGTATAAAAACCACCAGACTCTCGACCGCTGCGACGCGTTCGTCAGTCGCTGTCGTCCTGGCTGCCGTCAGCGTCTCTGAAACCGAACCGACCTGCGTTCCGTTTCGAACGACTGGTACGCCTCATAGCTCGCCGATAAGGCGAGCCTGGGCGAGAGACAGACTCGTCTCTTCCTCGGTGAGTTCGCGCCCGCGTCGCTGTTCGATCCAGGCTATCAGTTCGGCTTCGTCTCTGGTGTTCTCGTTCGCTGCCGTGTCGTGCTCTTCGTCCATGCTCCGTAATTCGCCTTCGTGGCCAAGTACCTTGCCCGAAGACGGTATCTTCGGCTCGTAGTACCAGACCTCTCGAACGGCGAGAAGTTATTTATAGAGTGACTGTCTTCTCAAGCGACGTGAATCGACGCCACTTCCTTGCGGCAACCGGAATCGGGGGTACACTTTCGATTTCGCCGACGGGCCGTCTCGGGAACGTGCCGAGTTCGGCGACGTTCGATCCGCACCCACCCGCGCCGACCGACCCGCCCACACTCACGCCAGGTCCGGAAGAACCACCCGAACGACCTGCCGAGGTGACGGCCGAGCACGTCTCTGCGTACGTCTCCGGATACGAACACGCGCTCACGTACAACACGCTCGAGTGCCGCAATCTGCAGGAAATCGACGTCGCGTCCGACGCCGTACTCGAGGCGGAAACCAATCACGGCGTCTACGCGTTCGCCGTGGCGACCGGCTACTCGCGGTGTGGGGCGGGTTCGGAACCCGAGCACCGCGACTACGGCCCGCCACCCATCGAGTGGGCCGTCGGCGAGGGGTACGCCGTTCGGATCGGCGACGACGCCACCGAACACCGAGTCGCCGACCGCACGTTCGGGGCCGACCACGGGGACGGACGCGCGTCGGGGTTCGCCGTCACCAACTTCGACCACCTCGCTCACGACGTCACTGTCACCATGACCCACGAGGGCGACACGGCGAACGAGGAAACCGTCGACCTCGAGCCTCGATCGGCCGTCCACGTTCGAAACGTGAGCGCCGTTCGTGGGGATCACGGGATCTCGATCGAGACGGACGAGGGGGCGACGACGGCCGGCACGTGGACTGTCGATCCGAACCGGAGCGCGAGCGGGGTGATTCGCGTTCTGGCCACCGGCGAGGTGTCGATCGAACGGCGCGATCCGTACGGCGAGTTCTGAGCACGACTGGAACCGGCCGGTGACGAACGTCGAAGGCTGCCGGACGTGCGGGTTAGACTCGAGTCAGTCCGGCAGGTACCTGACACTCAACACGCCGTCCTCGTCGTCCACCGCTCGACGAACCTCGACGCGCACGGCCTCGAGGCGGGCCGCCCGCGCGATGGTCTCCTCGTCCTGGAGGACGTCGCGGGCCGCTTCCTCAACCTGCGCTGCGGGAACCCGAAAGACGTGAATCTCGCCCGTTCCGGCCCGCTCGTGCTGGTGAAGGTCGCCGACGTCGGCGTCGGCAACGAGTTCTTTCGAGTGGGTGGTCGGCTCGAGGTCGCTGTCGACGAGTTCGACCCGGCGCCGATCCTCGACGTCGATCAGCGTCCAGGAGACCTCGAGGGGTGGTTCGGGGGCGATCGTCGCCTCGAGCACGTCGTGTGTCTCGAGGCCGTCGTTCGCGGCGAGCGTGTGCACCTGCGCGGAGTCGACGTCCCGGAGGACGACCGACTCGTCCTCGGCGTGGGTGACGACGAAGGTGCCCGTCTTCTCGGTCATGCTCGAGGGGAGGCACGCGATGGCTTTCGGGGTTTCGACTCGTCGCGGGCTTGTGCTCGTGAGTCGACTCGAGTGCGCTGCTCTCCTCTTGGCTACCGGGAGAGCCGGTGGACGATGTAGATTCCGGCCCCGGCGAGCGTGGGGATGGCGAGCCCGACGGCGGGCGGGAGGCCGTACAGAAAGCTCACTACCGGACCGCCCTCGGTCTGAAACTCCGCGGGGACCGTCGGGATCAGGCCGACGTACAGCGCGGCGAGAAAGAGGTAGCCGCTGGCGGCGAGTCGCCGGTCGTACCGAACGTCGTTACCCACCTGCCGCCGGTGGCGACGGGCGACGAGCAAGACGGGCGCGAGGATCGGTGCGACGACGGCCATGCCGACGACGATGACGAACGACCGGGAGAACGACAGCGTCGCCGTCGTACCGACCGTCTCCCCGATCACGCGAACCAAGGAGAGGGCGAATGCGAACACGAGGATCACCGCGACGGCTCCACCGACGAGGACGTAGCTCCTGAACAGCCGCGAGTTGCTCTGGCGAATCGCGTACGGGAACGCCCCGAGCACTCCGCCGTACGTCCTCGAGTCGGTCGTCTCGTCGCCGGGTGTGGCTCCGGAGTCGACCGCCTCGTCAGACGCGCTCATTGTCCGCGATTGGCAGTCGGGGCGAATAAGGGATGCGATGCTCGAGCGCCCAGTTCTCGCTCGGAGCGAACGCCGCCTCGAGGCGTGACGGAACGCCTTTACCGGTCGCTATCGCCTCTCCGATATGGACGTCGACATCGGCAACGCGCTCGCGTCGGTCGCTTCTCCCGGCATCTCGCGGGAGGGCCTCGAGCGTCTGGACGAACGGGTTGCGACGGCGCACGAGCGAATCGAGGCGGGACGGGCGAACGACGAACACGGCTACGCCGCCCTGAATCTCCCCGAGCGGACGGATCCAGACGCGATTCGCGCAGCGGTCGAGCCGGTGGCCGACGTGGACGCGC from Natronosalvus rutilus includes:
- a CDS encoding efflux RND transporter permease subunit, which codes for MADLAERYAAFVVEHSRWVVLAVLVLTALVAVGAAVNETESAGIGEFETDSEETAALEYVDERYETDDRIVAQVVVRDEGGDVLTRDSLLESLRLQQEFREGADRNATLAEEGFVGLENVVATGAVFEDRAAASEGQGPPDTSQPTLEEQITALESHSDEEVEALLADVLDPDAETHGGDPYEFLPSSYEPGSTSAESRITFVFQEGSDGASDASNDGSGTDETANDAAADETTEQAAYDAQVELETLFEQRFDDGFVFGQGISDEASSSAVGDSFAIITPVALVLVLFVLGVTYRDVVDVLLGLTGIAVVMAWLGGLLGWFEIPTSQLLIAVPFLLIGLSIDYSLHVVMRYREARNGTLEGAGGGGSAGATTDDGIETGIRRGMVLAVSGVVLALAAATFSTGVGFLSNVVSPLPAIQNFAILSAGGIFAAFVAFGLFVPALKVEVDGLLENRFGRNRAKPAFGSTPGPVNRALSSGVTLAKRAPVAVVLVAFLVAAGGVYGATGIDTEFNRADFLPQDAPEWAKSLPGPLAPGTYTIAEDVEYLGENFQQRGDGGKAQVLIRGGDGGGASDGSGDGNAITDPALLEAIEDARTGVDPNGTVVVRSDGTSAVDGPLSTLRAVADDNDTVATALEERDTDGDGVPDEDLAGLYDLLFEADAEAAGTVLERTDDGAYESARLVVSVRGDESAQDVADDARAFATAVEDGTADRGGSVTAVATGGPVTTAVIQDALLETLVRAFAVTLVVIFVFLTVLYWVRYRTVSLGLVTLAPVVAALAWLLGAMALLEIPFNSETAVITSLAIGLGVDYSIHLGERFVAERREHPTLESALSATVTGTGGALLGSAATTAAGFGVLALALAPPLQRFGLVTGLAIVFAFVACLTVLPSLLVVRERVLERFA
- a CDS encoding Yip1 family protein, with amino-acid sequence MVLYTIALVLAVSLVGSMLAGTIDATVTMDNPDRPPEMVCDMYGDDPDSLVTEGCSEPETIERDAGELVQEAVHDYLGFAVFAPLLLWALGTGTLYAVGRLAGGTPSFTGVLSLAGWAALPEFVRLAIGLVGLRVALSDVTITDVDRSVDALEAAMAPIDPLSLVASLVTIGWQWYLLTGGLASEANIPKGVAALGVGILLGLFSLMALF
- a CDS encoding DUF6293 family protein, yielding MQTHIVPVGFDYDRLIAPLVRDQYGVDRVILLEGAVGSEANVEYSRHLSQKLETDFQNLLGATTERFVLEDVYDYDEAFEQAYDLINDELDEGNEVWVNIAAMPRTVSFAFATAAHSLMVERQDDREHIHTYYTAPEKYLETELAEELREQSALLEDLLAGATDGPDEPASEIETERVATRLDSARQLLAEFDERGTTIGAKEIDGEHIVELPVASFSNVKPFEELILYKLGEDGEFESVSELAEALSRELNEEYTDSFRSKVIYNVDRLGPGGKGYIEREEHGKSYRTRLSRIGELWVRAHSDSAAMPDR
- a CDS encoding DUF5812 family protein — translated: MTEKTGTFVVTHAEDESVVLRDVDSAQVHTLAANDGLETHDVLEATIAPEPPLEVSWTLIDVEDRRRVELVDSDLEPTTHSKELVADADVGDLHQHERAGTGEIHVFRVPAAQVEEAARDVLQDEETIARAARLEAVRVEVRRAVDDEDGVLSVRYLPD